The following coding sequences lie in one Anoplolepis gracilipes chromosome 4, ASM4749672v1, whole genome shotgun sequence genomic window:
- the LOC140664597 gene encoding reticulon-4-interacting protein 1, mitochondrial isoform X1 produces the protein MDEVYFHFSNQLETLQKSQYTKKKIWGKVQASVAVQQAQQSCMTWLAQLHQFILQLCDEQYTQHAKDIVLGMATSVQRGWQEVQFQYYTVQWNTVDFYRQLGVMWANKVSRREAIYCLTGIAIGTVIGYYIGLNCKPSSHHIHHIKAIACHHYYGIESVLMIDDFEIPTIKKSNDLLIQVKAASLNVIDTRICSGYSRIYRRLLNSGKQKELPVTLGRDCTGVIVDIGQGVINFDIGDEVFLAVPSWAPGTMAEYIIVPETQVARRPKSCNFEASASLPYNGCLAWDALVNRSVIKEGNAKGKRVFIYGGSTPIGCILTQLVKLWGGYVVTACRINAEPVMKALGADEVIIINETDIEKELQLHDKYDAIFYTDNEPFQEHILKKFLLPHGSYVSTVPEQLRSDSLGFICGSIFAGCVRIKLLVQYMFGFNMHQWKEGAKLNAAYLRALCELTDANQLQTVVDRVYAPYNIERALLHVLDPNSIGSTIITFQ, from the exons ATGGACGAAgtttattttcacttttcgAATCAGCTTGAAACATTACAG aaatctcaatatacaaaaaaaaaaatttggggGAAGGTTCAAGCATCCGTAGCAGTTCAACAGGCACAACAATCGTGTATGACATGGCTAGCTCAGTTGCATCAGTTTATCCTGCAGCTTTGCGACGAGCAATACACGCAGCATGCCAAAGACATTGTGCTAGGTATGGCTACTTCTGTACAAAGAGGCTGGCAAGAAGtccaatttcaatattacactGTCCAATGGAATACAGTAGATTTTTATCGTCAATTAGGAGTCATGTGGGCTAATAAAG TATCAAGAAGAGAAGCGATATATTGCTTAACAGGCATAGCAATTGGAACTGTGATAGGCTATTATATTGGTCTCAATTGTAAACCCTCTTCTCATCACATACATCACATAAAAGCTATAGCTTGCCATCATTATTATGGTATCGAg AGTGTATTGATGATAGACGATTTTGAAATAccaacgataaaaaaatcgaacGACTTATTAATACAAGTTAAAGCTGCTTCACTTAATGTTATTGATACAAGGATATGTTCTGGATACTCTAGAATTTATAGAAGATTACTTAATTCAGGg aaaCAAAAAGAACTACCTGTAACTTTAGGGAGAGATTGCACAGGAGTGATAGTTGACATTGGACAAGGTGttatcaattttgatattgGAGATGAAGTATTTTTAGCTGTTCCATCGTGGGCTCCTGGCACGATGGcggaatatataattgttccAGAAACGCAAGTAGCAAGACGGCCTAAATCTTGTAATTTTGAAGCATCTGCCAGCTTACCATACAATGGTTGCTTGGCATGGGACGCTCTAGTTAATAGATCTGTTATAAAAGAAGGCAATGCCAAAGGAAAACG agTTTTTATATATGGCGGAAGCACTCCAATCGGTTGTATTTTAACGCAATTAGTTAAGTTATGGGGTGGATATGTAGTGACCGCATGCAGAATAAATGCAGAACCTGTAATGAAAGCACTAGGTGCCGAtgaagttataataataaacgaaaCCGATATTGAAAAGGAATTACAATTGCATGATaa GTATGacgcaattttttatactgatAATGAACCCTTTCaagaacatattttaaagaaattcttaCTGCCACATGGTTCCTACGTATCTACTGTTCCCGAACAATTAAGATCGGACTCGTTGGGATTTATTTGTGGAAGTATATTTGCTGGATGTGTTAGGATAAAGTTATTGGTTCAA tacATGTTCGGATTCAACATGCATCAATGGAAAGAGGGCGCAAAATTGAATGCTGCATATTTACGAGCTTTATGCGAGTTGACTGATGCGAATCAACTGCAAACAGTCGTAGATAGAGTGTATGCACCATACAATATTGAGCGGGCATTGCTTCACGTTTTAGATCCGAATTCTATTGGTAGTACGATTATTACATTTCAGTGA
- the LOC140664597 gene encoding reticulon-4-interacting protein 1, mitochondrial isoform X2, with translation MDEVYFHFSNQLETLQVQASVAVQQAQQSCMTWLAQLHQFILQLCDEQYTQHAKDIVLGMATSVQRGWQEVQFQYYTVQWNTVDFYRQLGVMWANKVSRREAIYCLTGIAIGTVIGYYIGLNCKPSSHHIHHIKAIACHHYYGIESVLMIDDFEIPTIKKSNDLLIQVKAASLNVIDTRICSGYSRIYRRLLNSGKQKELPVTLGRDCTGVIVDIGQGVINFDIGDEVFLAVPSWAPGTMAEYIIVPETQVARRPKSCNFEASASLPYNGCLAWDALVNRSVIKEGNAKGKRVFIYGGSTPIGCILTQLVKLWGGYVVTACRINAEPVMKALGADEVIIINETDIEKELQLHDKYDAIFYTDNEPFQEHILKKFLLPHGSYVSTVPEQLRSDSLGFICGSIFAGCVRIKLLVQYMFGFNMHQWKEGAKLNAAYLRALCELTDANQLQTVVDRVYAPYNIERALLHVLDPNSIGSTIITFQ, from the exons ATGGACGAAgtttattttcacttttcgAATCAGCTTGAAACATTACAG GTTCAAGCATCCGTAGCAGTTCAACAGGCACAACAATCGTGTATGACATGGCTAGCTCAGTTGCATCAGTTTATCCTGCAGCTTTGCGACGAGCAATACACGCAGCATGCCAAAGACATTGTGCTAGGTATGGCTACTTCTGTACAAAGAGGCTGGCAAGAAGtccaatttcaatattacactGTCCAATGGAATACAGTAGATTTTTATCGTCAATTAGGAGTCATGTGGGCTAATAAAG TATCAAGAAGAGAAGCGATATATTGCTTAACAGGCATAGCAATTGGAACTGTGATAGGCTATTATATTGGTCTCAATTGTAAACCCTCTTCTCATCACATACATCACATAAAAGCTATAGCTTGCCATCATTATTATGGTATCGAg AGTGTATTGATGATAGACGATTTTGAAATAccaacgataaaaaaatcgaacGACTTATTAATACAAGTTAAAGCTGCTTCACTTAATGTTATTGATACAAGGATATGTTCTGGATACTCTAGAATTTATAGAAGATTACTTAATTCAGGg aaaCAAAAAGAACTACCTGTAACTTTAGGGAGAGATTGCACAGGAGTGATAGTTGACATTGGACAAGGTGttatcaattttgatattgGAGATGAAGTATTTTTAGCTGTTCCATCGTGGGCTCCTGGCACGATGGcggaatatataattgttccAGAAACGCAAGTAGCAAGACGGCCTAAATCTTGTAATTTTGAAGCATCTGCCAGCTTACCATACAATGGTTGCTTGGCATGGGACGCTCTAGTTAATAGATCTGTTATAAAAGAAGGCAATGCCAAAGGAAAACG agTTTTTATATATGGCGGAAGCACTCCAATCGGTTGTATTTTAACGCAATTAGTTAAGTTATGGGGTGGATATGTAGTGACCGCATGCAGAATAAATGCAGAACCTGTAATGAAAGCACTAGGTGCCGAtgaagttataataataaacgaaaCCGATATTGAAAAGGAATTACAATTGCATGATaa GTATGacgcaattttttatactgatAATGAACCCTTTCaagaacatattttaaagaaattcttaCTGCCACATGGTTCCTACGTATCTACTGTTCCCGAACAATTAAGATCGGACTCGTTGGGATTTATTTGTGGAAGTATATTTGCTGGATGTGTTAGGATAAAGTTATTGGTTCAA tacATGTTCGGATTCAACATGCATCAATGGAAAGAGGGCGCAAAATTGAATGCTGCATATTTACGAGCTTTATGCGAGTTGACTGATGCGAATCAACTGCAAACAGTCGTAGATAGAGTGTATGCACCATACAATATTGAGCGGGCATTGCTTCACGTTTTAGATCCGAATTCTATTGGTAGTACGATTATTACATTTCAGTGA
- the Fen1 gene encoding flap endonuclease 1, whose product MGILGLSKLIADIAPEAIKERELKHYFGRKIAIDASMCLYQFLIAVRSEGAQLTTVDGETTSHLMGTFYRTIRLVEQGIKPVYVFDGKPPNLKSGELAKRAERRDEAQKLLQAAEEDGNVEAIDKFSRRLVKVTKNHADEAKQLLQLMGIPYIDAPCEAEAQCAALVKAGKVFATATEDMDALTFGCNVLLRRLTLSEARKLPVQEIHLDKVLTGLELNQDEFIDLCIMLGCDYTGSIKGVGPKRAIELIKNHRSLDKIIENIDSKKYPTPENWNYKEAKLLFQEPEVTNAEDIQLKWSEPDEEGLVKFLCGDKQFNEERVRNGAKKLHKARNTSTQGRLDSFFKVLPTTPTPKRKTEEKKLPAKKAKTAGNSKFRGKAK is encoded by the exons ATGGGTATTTTAGGTTTATCGAAGCTCATAGCAGATATAGCTCCGGAAGCTATCAAAGAGCGAGAATTGAAGCATTATTTTG GTCGTAAAATTGCTATTGATGCCTCTATGTGTTTATATCAATTTCTCATAGCTGTGCGCAGTGAAGGGGCTCAACTCACTACTGTAGATGGTGAAACAACTAG CCATTTAATGGGCACATTTTATCGGACCATACGTTTGGTAGAACAAGGAATAAAACCTGTTTATGTATTTGATGGAAAGCCACCAAACTTAAAAAGCGGAGAGTTAGCTAAACGAGCTGAGAGGAGAGACGAAGCACAAAAACTCTTGCAAGCTGCTGAAGAAGATg GAAATGTAGAGGCTATAGACAAATTTAGCAGAAGATTGGttaaagttacaaaaaatCATGCTGATGAAGCTAAACAATTACTCCAATTAATGGGCATACCTTATATTGAT GCTCCTTGCGAGGCTGAAGCACAATGTGCTGCTTTAGTGAAAGCTGGTAAAGTTTTTGCCACTGCTACGGAAGATATGGATGCACTCACTTTTGGCTGTAATGTGCTACTTCGACGTTTAACTCTCAGCGAAGCCAGAAAATTGCCTGTACAAGAGATTCATTTGGACAAAGTTCTCACAGGTTTAGAGTTGAATCAAGATGag TTTATTGATCTTTGTATTATGTTGGGTTGTGATTATACTGGGAGCATTAAAGGTGTTGGTCCAAAAAGAGCAAtagaattgataaaaaatcatagatctcttgacaaaattattgaaaatatagattCCAAAAAGTACCCCACGCCAGAAAATTGGAATTATAAAGaggcaaaattattatttcaagaaCCAGAAGTAACAAATGCAGAAGATATCCAA TTAAAATGGTCTGAACCAGATGAAGAAGGTCTGGTAAAGTTTTTGTGTGGTGATAAGCAATTTAACGAAGAACGGGTCAGAAACGGAGCTAAAAAACTTCATAAAGCCCGAAATACATCCACACAAGGCAGACTGGATTCATTCTTCAAAGTTTTACCGACGACCCCAACACCAAAGCGAAag acagaagaaaaaaagttaccAGCTAAAAAGGCGAAAACAGCAGGTAACAGTAAATTCCGCggaaaagcaaaataa